The following proteins are encoded in a genomic region of Cellulomonas sp. ES6:
- a CDS encoding carbohydrate ABC transporter permease: protein MATQTLAAGGRTPTAGTTPGGRPARGDRAERVSWSGTVVLVLCAVTVLLPLYVTVAMAFKTQGQAVDGQAFSLPSPFSTDGFVQAWELTDFPVGAGISLFVTAGTVAATILLAAFASYAIVRNWDRRLFRYCFYYLLAAMFIPFPVVALPQIQLTGRVGLDNPFGVVLLATMFQLSFSVLLFTAFLRSIPDELEESARLDGATTWQTFWRLVFPLLAPMSATVGIFAFLYAWNDFMMPSLIIADPDLQTLPVRQNLFQTQFSNNYHVAFASYLMAMAPAILAYLFTQRWVMAGVTQGAVKG from the coding sequence ATGGCGACGCAGACCCTGGCGGCCGGAGGCCGCACGCCCACCGCCGGCACCACCCCCGGCGGGCGGCCCGCCCGCGGCGACCGCGCCGAGCGCGTGAGCTGGTCCGGGACCGTCGTGCTCGTGCTGTGCGCCGTGACCGTGCTGCTGCCGCTGTACGTGACCGTGGCGATGGCGTTCAAGACGCAGGGCCAGGCGGTCGACGGCCAGGCGTTCTCGCTGCCGTCGCCGTTCAGCACCGACGGGTTCGTCCAGGCGTGGGAGCTCACCGACTTCCCGGTCGGCGCCGGCATCTCGCTGTTCGTCACCGCCGGCACCGTCGCCGCGACGATCCTGCTCGCCGCGTTCGCGTCCTACGCCATCGTCCGGAACTGGGACCGCCGGCTGTTCCGGTACTGCTTCTACTACCTGCTCGCCGCGATGTTCATCCCGTTCCCGGTGGTCGCGCTGCCGCAGATCCAGCTCACCGGGCGCGTGGGCCTCGACAACCCGTTCGGCGTCGTGCTGCTGGCCACGATGTTCCAGCTGAGCTTCAGCGTCCTGCTGTTCACGGCGTTCCTGCGCTCGATCCCCGACGAGCTCGAGGAGAGCGCCCGCCTGGACGGCGCGACCACGTGGCAGACGTTCTGGCGGCTGGTCTTCCCGCTGCTGGCGCCCATGAGCGCGACCGTCGGCATCTTCGCGTTCCTGTACGCCTGGAACGACTTCATGATGCCGTCGCTGATCATCGCCGACCCCGACCTGCAGACCCTGCCCGTGCGGCAGAACCTGTTCCAGACGCAGTTCAGCAACAACTACCACGTGGCCTTCGCGTCCTACCTCATGGCCATGGCGCCCGCGATCCTCGCGTACCTGTTCACGCAGCGCTGGGTGATGGCGGGCGTCACGCAGGGCGCCGTCAAGGGCTGA
- a CDS encoding sugar ABC transporter permease, with the protein MSATATTRPHRRRVEPIYYLFLLPTVVLFTLAITVPGVVGIFFSFTDSIGIGDWSFVGLTNYIAMFSDPAVVQSYLFTFGFSVATVVVVNLVAFLLAVGLTSRIRLRTALRTVFVVPMVISGIIIAYVFNFLFSNSLPAAGSALGIPWLETSLLANPDLAWVAIVAVTAWQAVPGTMLIYIAGLLSVPSDVYEAADLDGASKVQQLLRITVPLVAGYVVINVILGFKGFLNAYDIIVGLTNGGPGTATRSVAMTIIAGFNGGDYAYQMANATIFFVVAVLISLLQLSLMRNNRKAS; encoded by the coding sequence ATGAGCGCCACCGCCACCACCCGGCCGCACCGCCGCCGCGTCGAGCCGATCTACTACCTGTTCCTGCTGCCGACGGTCGTGCTGTTCACGCTCGCGATCACGGTGCCGGGCGTCGTCGGCATCTTCTTCAGCTTCACCGACTCGATCGGCATCGGCGACTGGAGCTTCGTCGGCCTCACCAACTACATCGCCATGTTCAGCGACCCGGCCGTCGTGCAGAGCTACCTGTTCACGTTCGGGTTCTCGGTCGCGACGGTCGTCGTGGTGAACCTGGTGGCGTTCCTGCTGGCGGTGGGCCTCACGTCGCGCATCCGCCTCAGGACCGCGCTGCGGACCGTGTTCGTGGTCCCGATGGTGATCTCCGGGATCATCATCGCCTACGTCTTCAACTTCCTGTTCTCCAACTCCCTGCCCGCGGCCGGCTCGGCGCTCGGCATCCCGTGGCTGGAGACGAGCCTGCTGGCGAACCCCGACCTCGCCTGGGTCGCCATCGTCGCGGTGACGGCCTGGCAGGCGGTGCCGGGCACGATGCTCATCTACATCGCGGGCCTGCTGTCCGTGCCGTCGGACGTCTACGAGGCGGCGGACCTGGACGGCGCGTCCAAGGTCCAGCAGCTGCTGCGGATCACGGTGCCGCTCGTGGCCGGGTACGTGGTCATCAACGTCATCCTCGGCTTCAAGGGCTTCCTCAACGCCTACGACATCATCGTCGGCCTCACCAACGGCGGGCCGGGCACGGCCACCCGCAGCGTCGCGATGACGATCATCGCCGGCTTCAACGGCGGCGACTACGCCTACCAGATGGCCAACGCCACGATCTTCTTCGTCGTCGCGGTGCTCATCTCCCTCCTGCAGCTCTCGCTGATGCGGAACAACCGGAAGGCCTCGTGA
- a CDS encoding extracellular solute-binding protein — protein sequence MLAATLVAVAGGTLALAGCAGDGREEVRFAFSKREAIGFMTELVDEYNASQDDVRIELDTSGVDVVSASFVRGNPPDIALSNYNMETSRFVQRGALSDLSDTEAAGRIREDLQPLMDQYGSYPGRVSALPYSVMAASVIYNKQLFAEHGVEVPQTWSELLEACATFQDAGVTPIYGTFKDDWTVAQGWFDYAVGGQLDVIGFFEDLAAQGTDVGPGSPASFSQDFAPPLEQVAELLPYSNPDAASRAYGDGNLAFATGQAAMYLQGPWAFSEIAKTDPDLDLGTFPLPMTDDPDDLKVRVNMDLAAWIPVEAEHPEAARDFLEYLFQPEVVEAYNASQLGFAPTTDAAPVEDPRVAGMAEYYETGRVYQGPSVLIPKTIPVNSYAQAMILGQDTAATLRTLDADWARLAFRQPAPAAETKESSR from the coding sequence GTGCTGGCGGCGACGCTGGTGGCCGTGGCCGGCGGGACGCTGGCCCTGGCGGGCTGCGCCGGCGACGGCCGCGAGGAGGTGCGGTTCGCGTTCAGCAAGCGCGAGGCGATCGGCTTCATGACCGAGCTGGTCGACGAGTACAACGCCTCCCAGGACGACGTCCGGATCGAGCTCGACACCTCCGGGGTCGACGTGGTGTCCGCGAGCTTCGTCCGGGGCAACCCGCCCGACATCGCCCTGTCGAACTACAACATGGAGACGTCCCGGTTCGTGCAGCGCGGGGCGCTCAGCGACCTGTCGGACACCGAGGCGGCCGGGCGCATCCGCGAGGACCTGCAGCCGCTCATGGACCAGTACGGCTCCTACCCGGGCCGGGTCAGCGCGCTGCCGTACTCGGTCATGGCGGCGTCGGTCATCTACAACAAGCAGCTCTTCGCGGAGCACGGCGTCGAGGTCCCGCAGACCTGGAGCGAGCTGCTCGAGGCCTGCGCGACGTTCCAGGACGCCGGGGTCACGCCGATCTACGGGACGTTCAAGGACGACTGGACCGTCGCGCAGGGCTGGTTCGACTACGCGGTGGGCGGGCAGCTCGACGTCATCGGGTTCTTCGAGGACCTCGCGGCGCAGGGCACCGACGTCGGCCCCGGCTCGCCGGCGTCGTTCTCGCAGGACTTCGCCCCGCCGCTGGAGCAGGTCGCCGAGCTGCTGCCCTACAGCAACCCCGACGCGGCGAGCCGCGCGTACGGCGACGGGAACCTCGCGTTCGCCACCGGCCAGGCGGCGATGTACCTGCAGGGGCCGTGGGCGTTCAGCGAGATCGCGAAGACGGACCCGGACCTCGACCTCGGCACGTTCCCGCTGCCGATGACCGACGACCCGGACGACCTGAAGGTGCGGGTCAACATGGACCTCGCGGCCTGGATCCCCGTCGAGGCGGAGCACCCGGAGGCCGCGCGCGACTTCCTGGAGTACCTGTTCCAGCCGGAGGTCGTCGAGGCGTACAACGCGTCCCAGCTCGGCTTCGCGCCGACCACCGACGCCGCGCCGGTCGAGGACCCGCGGGTCGCCGGCATGGCCGAGTACTACGAGACGGGCCGGGTGTACCAGGGGCCGTCCGTGCTCATCCCCAAGACCATCCCGGTCAACAGCTACGCCCAGGCGATGATCCTCGGCCAGGACACCGCCGCCACGCTGCGCACGCTCGACGCGGACTGGGCGCGCCTCGCGTTCCGCCAGCCCGCGCCGGCCGCCGAGACGAAGGAGTCCTCGCGATGA
- a CDS encoding ROK family protein yields MTTTHAGPPAPPRAPARPASLDAVLGYAWDAGELTASDALAATGLTRSTTIEALDALTALGLLRELPNARQAGTYRKGRPARRFELRADGAVLVGVDSGQVHVTATVTDLRSRPLGTARAVLDPEDDAATRRAAVLGTVDDALDAAGRSRADVLALCAGVPAPVNTRGESPRHPDGFWDRMNPGLQDAFAAWAPLVRIENDASLAAVAEGAVGAASGSRNYVALLAGGRLGAGVVVDGRVLHGAHGGVGEMVAFDLVEGVGAASGLGARAAEWAAEAVARGEADPRGALAALAPGELDGQRVLELAAAGDPDALRVVQRVGGMLARVVNVLASMFDPERIVVSGAVSGGVQQVVEAARAALPTGRHLPAPVLAISPLGADVVVTGAVAEAAAAARRHVLDLWGTRTG; encoded by the coding sequence GTGACGACGACGCACGCCGGCCCGCCGGCCCCGCCCCGCGCACCCGCGCGGCCGGCCAGCCTGGACGCCGTGCTCGGCTACGCGTGGGACGCCGGCGAGCTCACCGCGAGCGACGCGCTCGCCGCGACCGGGCTGACCCGCTCCACCACCATCGAGGCGCTCGACGCCCTCACCGCCCTGGGCCTGCTGCGCGAGCTGCCCAACGCCCGCCAGGCCGGGACCTACCGCAAGGGCCGGCCCGCCCGGCGCTTCGAGCTGCGGGCCGACGGCGCGGTGCTCGTCGGCGTCGACAGCGGCCAGGTGCACGTGACGGCCACCGTGACCGACCTGCGCTCCCGGCCGCTCGGGACGGCGCGCGCCGTGCTGGACCCCGAGGACGACGCGGCGACCCGCCGGGCCGCGGTGCTCGGGACCGTCGACGACGCCCTCGACGCCGCCGGCCGGTCGCGCGCCGACGTGCTCGCGCTGTGCGCCGGGGTCCCCGCGCCCGTCAACACCCGCGGCGAGTCGCCCCGGCACCCCGACGGGTTCTGGGACCGCATGAACCCCGGGCTGCAGGACGCGTTCGCCGCGTGGGCGCCGCTCGTGCGGATCGAGAACGACGCCTCGCTCGCCGCCGTGGCGGAGGGCGCCGTGGGCGCCGCGTCCGGCAGCCGCAACTACGTCGCGCTGCTCGCGGGCGGCCGGCTCGGCGCCGGCGTCGTGGTCGACGGCCGGGTGCTGCACGGCGCGCACGGCGGCGTCGGGGAGATGGTGGCGTTCGACCTCGTCGAGGGCGTGGGCGCGGCGTCGGGCCTCGGCGCCCGCGCGGCGGAGTGGGCGGCGGAGGCGGTCGCCCGCGGGGAGGCCGACCCCCGCGGGGCGCTCGCCGCCCTCGCGCCCGGGGAGCTCGACGGCCAGCGGGTGCTCGAGCTCGCCGCCGCGGGGGACCCCGACGCCCTGCGCGTGGTGCAGCGGGTCGGGGGGATGCTCGCGCGGGTCGTCAACGTGCTGGCCAGCATGTTCGACCCGGAGCGCATCGTGGTGTCGGGGGCCGTGTCCGGCGGGGTGCAGCAGGTCGTCGAGGCCGCGCGCGCGGCGCTCCCCACCGGGCGGCACCTGCCCGCGCCCGTGCTCGCGATCTCCCCGCTCGGGGCCGACGTCGTGGTCACCGGCGCGGTCGCCGAGGCCGCCGCCGCCGCGCGGCGGCACGTGCTCGACCTGTGGGGGACGCGCACCGGCTGA
- a CDS encoding response regulator transcription factor, whose product MTAPVRVVLADDHHLVRTGLAGLVDAAPDLEVVGQAADGAAAVELVAELAPDVVLMDLSMPGTDGVTATREALARRPGTRVVVLTSFSDQERVAAALEAGAVGYLLKDCEPAELLAAVRAAARGYAPLDPRVAGALLPSATPRPADRLSARERDVLRLLARGLANKQIARELGIAERTVKVHVGHVFRALEVQDRTSAALWAREHLPPD is encoded by the coding sequence GTGACGGCGCCGGTCCGGGTGGTGCTGGCCGACGACCACCACCTGGTGCGCACCGGCCTGGCGGGCCTGGTCGACGCGGCCCCGGACCTGGAGGTGGTGGGTCAGGCGGCGGACGGCGCGGCGGCGGTGGAGCTCGTGGCGGAGCTGGCCCCCGACGTGGTGCTCATGGACCTGTCGATGCCCGGCACGGACGGTGTGACCGCGACGCGGGAGGCGCTCGCCCGGCGCCCGGGCACGCGGGTGGTGGTGCTGACCTCGTTCTCCGACCAGGAGCGGGTGGCCGCGGCGCTCGAGGCGGGCGCCGTCGGCTACCTGCTCAAGGACTGCGAGCCGGCCGAGCTGCTGGCCGCGGTGCGCGCCGCCGCCCGGGGGTACGCGCCGCTGGACCCGCGCGTGGCGGGTGCGCTGCTGCCGTCGGCGACCCCGCGGCCGGCGGACCGCCTGAGCGCCCGCGAGCGGGACGTGCTCCGGCTCCTGGCGCGGGGGCTGGCGAACAAGCAGATCGCCCGGGAGCTCGGCATCGCGGAGCGGACGGTCAAGGTGCACGTCGGGCACGTGTTCCGCGCGCTGGAGGTGCAGGACCGCACGAGCGCCGCGCTGTGGGCGCGCGAGCACCTGCCGCCGGACTGA
- a CDS encoding ATP-binding protein, with product MPTAPGPDDGRVVLSRGRTAAAAQRPLTPWRVFTQVGAAAVLVLALVAVLGLAASRRIAEQESVNDAARSTDLLADAVVQPALEDGLTAGDPEALASLDAVVRERVLGTAVVRVKLWDADGRIVYSDEPRLVGQRFPLGDEEQAVLRDPATQAEISDLDEPENRYERDEDQLLEVYRPVWTPDGTVLLFETYSRYDVVTERAGAVWRGFAGITLTSLLLLVALLLPVLWALLDRLRRGQGQREELLRQAVDASDAERRRIAATLHDGVVQELAASSFALAGAADRADAAGAHVVAQDVRAASATVRTSIRGLRSLLVEIYPPSLRSAGLGAALADLAGGLASRGVRVVVDAPEAAVAGLGDGTRELLYRVAQETVRNAVAHSGSAEVRVRVARDGDRVVLEVEDDGAGFDVAAALADPAPGHFGLRVLGDLAAAAGADLEVTSRAGAGTRWRLVADADAPAGAPAVPGASS from the coding sequence GTGCCCACCGCGCCGGGTCCGGACGACGGCCGCGTCGTCCTCAGCAGGGGCCGCACCGCGGCGGCGGCCCAGCGCCCGCTGACCCCGTGGCGCGTGTTCACGCAGGTCGGCGCGGCGGCGGTGCTGGTGCTCGCGCTGGTCGCGGTGCTGGGGCTCGCCGCGAGCCGCCGGATCGCGGAGCAGGAGTCCGTCAACGACGCCGCACGCAGCACGGACCTGCTCGCGGACGCGGTCGTGCAGCCGGCCCTCGAGGACGGGCTCACGGCGGGCGACCCGGAGGCGCTCGCGTCGCTCGACGCGGTGGTCCGGGAGCGCGTGCTCGGCACGGCCGTCGTGCGCGTGAAGCTCTGGGACGCCGACGGCCGCATCGTGTACTCGGACGAGCCCCGGCTGGTCGGGCAGCGGTTCCCGCTGGGCGACGAGGAGCAGGCGGTGCTGCGCGACCCGGCGACCCAGGCGGAGATCAGCGACCTCGACGAGCCGGAGAACCGGTACGAGCGCGACGAGGACCAGCTGCTGGAGGTCTACCGCCCGGTGTGGACGCCCGACGGCACGGTGCTGCTGTTCGAGACGTACAGCCGGTACGACGTGGTGACGGAGCGGGCCGGCGCGGTGTGGCGCGGGTTCGCGGGCATCACGCTGACGAGCCTGCTGCTGCTGGTCGCGCTGCTGCTGCCGGTGCTGTGGGCGCTGCTGGACCGGTTGCGGCGCGGGCAGGGTCAGCGCGAGGAGCTGCTGCGGCAGGCGGTCGACGCCTCGGACGCGGAGCGGCGGCGGATCGCGGCGACCCTGCACGACGGCGTGGTGCAGGAGCTCGCGGCGTCGTCGTTCGCGCTCGCGGGTGCCGCCGACCGGGCGGACGCGGCCGGTGCGCACGTCGTGGCCCAGGACGTGCGGGCGGCGAGCGCGACCGTGCGCACGAGCATCCGCGGCCTGCGGTCGCTGCTGGTGGAGATCTACCCGCCCTCGCTGCGCAGCGCGGGGCTCGGCGCGGCGCTCGCGGACCTGGCCGGCGGCCTCGCGTCGCGCGGCGTGCGCGTGGTGGTGGACGCGCCGGAGGCGGCGGTCGCGGGGCTCGGGGACGGGACGCGCGAGCTGCTGTACCGGGTGGCGCAGGAGACCGTCCGGAACGCGGTCGCGCACTCCGGCTCGGCCGAGGTGCGGGTACGGGTCGCGCGCGACGGGGACCGCGTCGTGCTGGAGGTCGAGGACGACGGCGCCGGGTTCGACGTCGCGGCGGCGCTCGCGGACCCGGCGCCGGGGCACTTCGGGCTGCGCGTGCTGGGGGACCTCGCCGCGGCGGCGGGCGCGGACCTGGAGGTCACGTCGCGCGCGGGCGCCGGCACGCGGTGGCGCCTGGTGGCGGACGCCGACGCCCCGGCGGGCGCGCCGGCGGTCCCGGGGGCGTCGTCGTGA
- a CDS encoding helix-turn-helix transcriptional regulator: MPIDRPALAELLRRRREALQPEDVGLPRGERRRTRGLRREEVAVLCHMSPDYYARLERGNGPAPSEQMLASIAQGLHLTVAERDHLFRLAGQHPPAGGASGDHVSPGMLRILDRLGDTPAEVVTELGETLRQTPLAVALTGDATRRTGPARSLGYRWFTDPECRRLYAPEDHDSMSRLYASGLREVVGRRGPRSRAAELASLLLERSAEFREVWDRHEVGLRPQEVKHFVHPQVGALDLTCQTLVDPAGSHALLVYTAAPGSESHDKLRLLAVLGAQAASPAGY; the protein is encoded by the coding sequence ATGCCCATCGACCGGCCCGCGCTCGCGGAGCTCCTGCGCCGCCGCCGCGAGGCGCTCCAGCCCGAGGACGTCGGCCTGCCCCGCGGCGAGCGCCGGCGCACGCGCGGCCTGCGCCGGGAGGAGGTCGCGGTGCTGTGCCACATGTCGCCCGACTACTACGCGCGCCTCGAGCGGGGGAACGGCCCGGCCCCGTCGGAGCAGATGCTCGCGTCCATCGCGCAGGGCCTGCACCTCACGGTCGCGGAGCGTGACCACCTGTTCCGCCTGGCCGGGCAGCACCCGCCCGCCGGCGGCGCCTCCGGTGACCACGTGAGCCCCGGCATGCTGCGGATCCTCGACCGGCTGGGCGACACGCCCGCGGAGGTGGTGACCGAGCTCGGGGAGACGCTGCGGCAGACCCCGCTCGCCGTGGCGCTGACGGGGGACGCCACGCGCCGCACGGGCCCGGCGCGCAGCCTCGGCTACCGCTGGTTCACCGACCCGGAGTGCCGGCGGCTGTACGCGCCGGAGGACCACGACTCCATGTCCCGGCTGTACGCGTCCGGCCTCCGGGAGGTGGTGGGTCGCCGCGGGCCCCGGTCGCGGGCGGCCGAGCTCGCCTCGCTGCTGCTCGAGCGGAGCGCCGAGTTCCGGGAGGTGTGGGACCGCCACGAGGTGGGCCTGCGGCCCCAGGAGGTCAAGCACTTCGTCCACCCCCAGGTCGGCGCGCTGGACCTCACGTGCCAGACGCTCGTCGACCCGGCCGGCTCCCACGCGCTGCTGGTGTACACGGCGGCGCCCGGGTCGGAGAGCCACGACAAGCTGCGGCTGCTGGCCGTGCTCGGCGCGCAGGCGGCGTCCCCGGCGGGGTACTAG
- a CDS encoding SDR family oxidoreductase translates to MPRTTATRTAPALAVPDLTGRRAVVTGGSDGIGLRIATRLAAAGAEVVLPVRDAAKGERAAAAIREQVPSAALVLRELDLSSLASVAAFGAGLREEGRGVHLLVNNAGVMSPPERRTTADGFELQLGTNHLGHVALVGHLLPLLRDGHARVTSQVSIAADRNAIHWEDLNWERGYHPMRAYSQSKIAFGLFALELDRRSRAEGWGITSNLSHPGVAPTSLLAARPELGRAGDTRDVRMIRWLSARGLVGTPESAALPAVYAATSPDARGGRLYGPGGLLHLSGAPAEQAVYSRLRSEDEAARVWRVSQELTGVALAAA, encoded by the coding sequence ATGCCCCGCACCACCGCCACCCGCACCGCCCCCGCGCTCGCCGTCCCCGACCTGACCGGGCGGCGCGCCGTCGTCACCGGCGGCAGCGACGGCATCGGCCTGCGGATCGCCACCCGCCTCGCCGCCGCGGGCGCCGAGGTCGTGCTCCCCGTCCGCGACGCGGCCAAGGGCGAGCGTGCCGCCGCCGCGATCCGCGAGCAGGTCCCGTCCGCCGCGCTCGTGCTGCGCGAGCTCGACCTGTCGTCGCTCGCGTCGGTGGCCGCGTTCGGCGCCGGCCTGCGGGAGGAGGGCCGTGGGGTCCACCTGCTCGTCAACAACGCCGGTGTCATGAGCCCGCCGGAGCGCCGCACCACCGCCGACGGGTTCGAGCTGCAGCTCGGCACCAACCACCTCGGCCACGTCGCGCTGGTCGGCCACCTCCTGCCCCTGCTGCGGGACGGGCACGCGCGGGTGACGTCGCAGGTCAGCATCGCCGCGGACCGCAACGCGATCCACTGGGAGGACCTCAACTGGGAGCGCGGGTACCACCCCATGCGCGCGTACTCGCAGTCGAAGATCGCGTTCGGGCTGTTCGCGCTGGAGCTCGACCGCCGCAGCCGGGCGGAGGGCTGGGGGATCACGAGCAACCTCTCCCACCCGGGCGTCGCCCCGACCAGCCTGCTGGCCGCCCGGCCCGAGCTGGGGCGCGCGGGTGACACGCGCGACGTCCGCATGATCCGCTGGCTGTCCGCGCGCGGCCTGGTCGGGACCCCGGAGTCCGCGGCGCTGCCCGCGGTGTACGCGGCCACGTCCCCCGACGCCCGGGGCGGCCGGCTGTACGGGCCGGGCGGCCTCCTGCACCTCAGCGGGGCGCCGGCCGAGCAGGCGGTGTACTCCCGGCTGCGCAGCGAGGACGAGGCCGCCCGCGTCTGGCGTGTGTCGCAGGAGCTGACCGGGGTGGCCCTGGCCGCCGCCTGA
- a CDS encoding LuxR C-terminal-related transcriptional regulator, translated as MTARSPEPAGVHGAPGLPSWLVPRPRLVERLDAPVPLTVLRAPGGGGKTTLVTEWARTRGASARGVWVDAGARQSGSRALWAAVVQAVADAGVPDGHPFAGGRATLPGGDLTGHLVRGFRLLGPFVLVVDGADALDERGAAALVHLVAAVPTTRVIATVRSAGPLESPQARARVDVQVLGPRDLALDLAETAALLGVEPVPARTALRATDGSPLATRLLALTGAAPAGAVPALEGVADRVVQGLDPATAAFVTATATADLLSPDLAATLAGVTAEDALRALEEVEALGLGTWADVSRFAYTPVVRSGVRAGMRRDEPERFRRLRRTVAAWSDEHGHGVEALRAAVDADDLDLATGIARRAWRELLLERTGSIRSALHGVPLRRLRRHPVLLFLLGLGYNADPDTRLRAVAVLGYAATASRVRSSHVAPHDRLLLRLIEMVALRLTGRGSAAARAAADVVRRADELVPEHREQLADVLPVLYSQAGTTLLYDGRWQAAVEAFERGLAAAVRPAAQLPSLALLAGTLAVDGAMDRVEPLTRRVRSGTWPPGLVDGYSGALYQVAEAVAALEESDAARAQQHLDVLAPHLATIEHWPLIAQVQSMADLLRDGPETALARFDAAVRTHGSRQPAHRASAAGLEATRAALLVAAGRPLAALEALPRTPSDPARLVALARARLHAGRPEEALQALSAKETAGPGGVRIDLDAALLAALALAASGRADEAGTDLARAAALVAVHHVRLPFALLSAHDRGTLRHLAERHDQQGLVDVLRDAADTTVAAPSPAPALTAREAVVLHALTRTGSATEIAEALVVSPNTVKSQLRSLYRKLGVTSRPEALDTARRLGLLAAQDAVGTQDAPTG; from the coding sequence GTGACCGCTCGCTCCCCGGAGCCGGCCGGCGTGCACGGCGCGCCCGGGCTCCCGTCCTGGCTGGTGCCGCGGCCACGGCTCGTGGAGCGGCTCGACGCGCCCGTCCCGCTCACGGTGCTGCGGGCGCCCGGGGGCGGCGGCAAGACGACGCTGGTCACCGAGTGGGCGCGCACCCGCGGCGCCTCGGCCCGCGGCGTCTGGGTGGACGCCGGCGCCCGGCAGTCCGGCTCGCGGGCGCTGTGGGCGGCCGTCGTGCAGGCGGTGGCCGACGCGGGCGTGCCCGACGGCCACCCGTTCGCCGGGGGCAGGGCGACGCTGCCCGGTGGCGACCTCACGGGGCACCTCGTCCGCGGGTTCCGGCTGCTCGGCCCGTTCGTGCTGGTGGTCGACGGCGCGGACGCCCTGGACGAGCGGGGCGCCGCCGCGCTCGTGCACCTGGTGGCCGCGGTGCCGACCACGCGGGTGATCGCGACCGTGCGGTCCGCAGGCCCGCTGGAGTCGCCGCAGGCGCGGGCCCGGGTGGACGTCCAGGTGCTGGGCCCGCGGGACCTCGCGCTCGACCTCGCCGAGACCGCGGCGCTGCTGGGCGTCGAGCCGGTGCCCGCCCGGACCGCCCTGCGCGCCACCGACGGCTCCCCGCTCGCGACGCGGCTGCTGGCGCTGACCGGGGCCGCCCCGGCCGGCGCCGTGCCCGCCCTCGAGGGCGTGGCCGACCGGGTGGTGCAGGGCCTCGACCCGGCGACGGCGGCGTTCGTCACCGCGACCGCGACCGCCGACCTGCTCTCCCCCGACCTGGCCGCCACGCTCGCGGGCGTCACCGCCGAGGACGCGCTGCGCGCGCTCGAGGAGGTCGAGGCGCTCGGGCTCGGCACCTGGGCCGACGTCTCCCGGTTCGCGTACACGCCCGTCGTGCGCAGCGGGGTCCGGGCGGGGATGCGCCGCGACGAGCCCGAGCGGTTCCGCCGGCTGCGGCGCACCGTCGCCGCGTGGAGCGACGAGCACGGCCACGGGGTCGAGGCGCTGCGGGCGGCCGTCGACGCGGACGACCTGGACCTCGCCACCGGCATCGCTCGGCGGGCGTGGCGCGAGCTGCTGCTGGAGCGCACGGGCAGCATCCGCTCGGCCCTGCACGGCGTCCCGCTGCGCCGGCTGCGCCGTCACCCCGTGCTGCTGTTCCTGCTCGGCCTGGGGTACAACGCCGACCCGGACACGCGGCTGCGCGCCGTCGCGGTGCTCGGGTACGCCGCCACGGCCTCGCGGGTCCGGTCCTCCCACGTCGCGCCGCACGACCGGCTGCTGCTCCGGCTCATCGAGATGGTGGCGCTGCGGCTCACGGGCCGCGGGTCGGCGGCCGCGCGCGCCGCCGCCGACGTGGTGCGGCGGGCGGACGAGCTCGTGCCCGAGCACCGCGAGCAGCTGGCCGACGTGCTGCCCGTGCTCTACTCGCAGGCCGGCACCACGCTGCTGTACGACGGCCGGTGGCAGGCCGCCGTCGAGGCGTTCGAGCGCGGGCTCGCGGCGGCCGTGCGCCCCGCGGCCCAGCTGCCCAGCCTGGCGCTGCTGGCCGGCACGCTGGCGGTGGACGGCGCGATGGACCGCGTCGAGCCGCTGACCCGGCGCGTGCGGTCCGGCACGTGGCCCCCGGGGCTGGTCGACGGCTACTCCGGCGCGCTCTACCAGGTCGCGGAGGCCGTCGCCGCCCTGGAGGAGTCCGACGCGGCGCGCGCCCAGCAGCACCTCGACGTGCTGGCGCCGCACCTCGCGACCATCGAGCACTGGCCCCTCATCGCCCAGGTCCAGTCGATGGCGGACCTGCTGCGCGACGGCCCCGAGACGGCCCTGGCGCGCTTCGACGCCGCCGTCCGCACCCACGGCAGCCGGCAACCCGCCCACCGCGCGAGCGCCGCGGGGCTCGAGGCGACCCGCGCCGCCCTGCTCGTCGCGGCAGGGCGCCCGCTCGCCGCGCTGGAGGCCCTGCCGCGCACCCCGTCCGACCCGGCGCGGCTGGTGGCGCTCGCCCGCGCCCGGCTGCACGCGGGACGCCCGGAGGAGGCGCTGCAGGCCCTCTCGGCGAAGGAGACCGCCGGCCCGGGCGGCGTGCGGATCGACCTCGACGCCGCGCTGCTCGCCGCGCTCGCCCTGGCCGCGTCGGGGCGGGCGGACGAGGCCGGCACCGACCTGGCACGCGCCGCCGCCCTCGTCGCCGTGCACCACGTCCGGCTGCCGTTCGCCCTGCTGTCCGCCCACGACCGCGGCACGCTCCGGCACCTGGCCGAGCGCCACGACCAGCAGGGCCTCGTCGACGTGCTGCGCGACGCCGCCGACACGACCGTGGCCGCGCCCAGCCCCGCGCCGGCCCTCACCGCGCGCGAGGCCGTCGTCCTGCACGCGCTCACCCGCACCGGATCGGCCACCGAGATCGCCGAGGCGCTGGTGGTCAGCCCGAACACCGTGAAGTCGCAGCTCCGGTCGCTCTACCGCAAGCTCGGCGTCACCTCCCGCCCGGAGGCCCTCGACACGGCCCGCCGCCTCGGCCTGCTGGCCGCCCAGGACGCCGTCGGCACCCAGGACGCCCCGACAGGCTGA